A genome region from Schlesneria paludicola DSM 18645 includes the following:
- a CDS encoding acetyl-CoA carboxylase carboxyltransferase subunit alpha, producing MKPQYVLPFERPIVQLEEQLATLEAQPGPTPTTLESIRNMRVEIAKMKREVFENLDAWQTVQVARHQDRPQARDYIELVCDEFIELHGDRAFGDDRAINVGFAKLDDCKVLLIGQHKGRNLQERNECLYGCAHPEGYRKALQKMELAAKFNLPIVCLIDTPGAYPGIGAEERGQAYTIAVNLREMSMLPVPIICIVIGEGGSGGALGLGIGDYVGILQFAYYSVISPEGCAGILWKSVKFADQAAKALKFTGRDLLQFGIVDEVIQEPLGAAHRDHRAMAITLKQTILRNIKSLENLPREELLERRYQKFRRIGEFEELIVVDEPAANAVTSTT from the coding sequence ATGAAGCCTCAATACGTGCTGCCGTTCGAGCGGCCAATCGTACAATTAGAAGAACAACTCGCGACGCTTGAGGCCCAGCCAGGCCCGACTCCGACGACGCTCGAATCGATCCGAAACATGCGGGTTGAGATCGCGAAAATGAAACGCGAGGTCTTCGAGAATCTGGACGCGTGGCAGACGGTTCAGGTCGCTCGGCACCAGGATCGCCCTCAGGCGCGTGACTACATCGAACTCGTCTGCGACGAATTCATCGAACTTCACGGAGATCGAGCCTTCGGCGACGACCGGGCGATCAACGTCGGTTTCGCGAAACTCGATGACTGTAAAGTGCTCCTGATCGGTCAGCACAAAGGACGTAATCTGCAGGAACGCAACGAGTGCCTGTATGGCTGTGCTCACCCCGAAGGATATCGCAAAGCACTCCAAAAGATGGAGCTCGCGGCGAAATTCAACCTGCCGATCGTCTGCTTGATCGATACGCCAGGAGCCTACCCGGGGATTGGCGCGGAAGAACGCGGCCAGGCCTACACGATCGCCGTCAATCTGCGCGAGATGTCGATGCTGCCGGTTCCGATCATTTGTATCGTGATCGGAGAAGGGGGTTCGGGCGGGGCACTCGGACTGGGGATTGGCGACTACGTCGGGATTCTACAGTTCGCGTACTATTCCGTGATCAGCCCCGAAGGCTGCGCCGGAATTTTGTGGAAGAGCGTGAAGTTCGCCGACCAGGCTGCGAAGGCACTCAAATTCACCGGCCGCGATTTGCTTCAGTTTGGCATCGTCGACGAAGTCATCCAAGAGCCGCTCGGAGCGGCACATCGCGATCACCGAGCGATGGCGATTACACTCAAGCAGACGATCCTGCGAAATATCAAATCGCTCGAGAACCTTCCACGCGAAGAACTGCTCGAACGCCGCTATCAAAAGTTCCGCCGAATCGGTGAGTTCGAAGAACTGATCGTTGTCGACGAACCCGCCGCCAACGCCGTCACGAGCACGACCTGA
- the dtd gene encoding D-aminoacyl-tRNA deacylase: MRAVVQRVSRAKVTVAGEVVGEIERGLLVLLGVSEDDTQDDASYLAEKIVSLRIFPDDDEKMNRSLLDVAGRMLVVSQFTLYGDCRKGRRPSFIKAARPEQADNLYRIFVAEVQGRGVPTATGRFQTHMDVELVNDGPVTLLVDSRKEF; encoded by the coding sequence ATGCGAGCGGTCGTGCAGCGAGTCTCTCGCGCCAAAGTGACGGTTGCAGGCGAGGTTGTGGGAGAGATCGAGCGAGGTCTACTCGTCTTGCTGGGTGTGTCTGAAGATGACACGCAGGATGATGCTAGCTACCTCGCCGAGAAGATTGTCTCGCTCCGCATCTTTCCGGACGACGACGAAAAGATGAACCGATCGCTCCTGGATGTTGCCGGGCGAATGCTGGTCGTCAGCCAGTTCACCTTGTACGGCGATTGTCGCAAAGGGCGTCGGCCAAGTTTCATCAAAGCAGCCAGGCCGGAACAGGCCGACAATCTCTATCGGATTTTCGTCGCCGAAGTTCAGGGACGCGGCGTGCCAACGGCCACGGGACGGTTTCAAACGCACATGGATGTTGAGCTGGTGAACGACGGCCCGGTGACGCTTTTGGTCGACAGTCGGAAAGAGTTTTGA
- the thiO gene encoding glycine oxidase ThiO, producing the protein MPDVVIIGGGVIGLSIAWELTGHGLSVRVLERGGIGQEASWAGAGMLPPGNLKQAQTSEARLRGAAHQLWPKWSEALTSFSGLDNQFVRCGGLEVCFDASNSEYRTGLAGLRSEGVAIDSDDLAEIRKSFPQIGADVAAGYWLPEFCQVRNPRHVKTLQIACAMRGVELVAGSPVHRIETDGERIVAVHAGMERHQAAEFVVAGGSWSGQLLEQVGVHLAIEPLKGQIVLLKCTPLPFRSVIQAGREYLVPRLDGRILIGSTEEHAGFDKRSTAQAVSDLIQFAQRVVPSLREAEVERCWAGLRPYSGIGRPYIGRLPQFRNGSVAAGHFRYGLHLSPITAVLMRQVLLGQKIDLPGECQVPSGGSTSGPI; encoded by the coding sequence ATGCCTGATGTTGTCATTATTGGTGGGGGTGTGATTGGCCTGTCGATCGCCTGGGAATTGACTGGCCATGGTCTCAGCGTGCGAGTGCTGGAACGAGGTGGCATTGGGCAGGAGGCCAGCTGGGCAGGCGCGGGAATGCTTCCGCCCGGCAATTTGAAACAAGCCCAGACATCCGAAGCACGCTTACGTGGCGCCGCTCATCAGCTTTGGCCGAAATGGTCCGAAGCACTGACGTCATTTTCGGGCCTCGACAATCAATTTGTCCGATGCGGCGGTTTGGAAGTCTGTTTCGACGCGTCGAATTCGGAATATCGCACGGGACTCGCCGGTCTGCGATCAGAAGGCGTTGCGATCGACAGCGATGATCTTGCCGAAATCAGAAAATCGTTCCCACAAATTGGCGCCGATGTCGCGGCGGGATACTGGCTGCCAGAGTTCTGCCAGGTCCGCAATCCTCGCCATGTAAAAACGCTTCAAATCGCGTGTGCCATGCGGGGCGTGGAATTGGTCGCTGGATCTCCCGTTCATCGAATCGAAACCGACGGCGAACGGATCGTTGCGGTACACGCCGGAATGGAAAGGCACCAGGCCGCCGAATTCGTGGTTGCTGGCGGTTCCTGGTCTGGTCAATTGCTCGAACAGGTTGGGGTTCATCTGGCGATTGAACCCCTGAAGGGGCAAATCGTCCTTCTGAAGTGTACGCCGCTGCCGTTTCGGTCGGTCATCCAGGCTGGGCGGGAATATCTGGTGCCTCGACTCGACGGCCGGATCTTGATTGGTTCGACGGAAGAACACGCCGGTTTCGATAAGCGGAGTACGGCGCAGGCCGTCAGCGATCTGATTCAGTTCGCCCAGCGCGTCGTTCCGAGCCTGCGGGAGGCGGAGGTGGAGCGTTGCTGGGCGGGGCTTCGGCCATATTCCGGGATCGGCCGTCCGTATATTGGGCGGTTGCCGCAGTTTCGAAACGGATCCGTGGCGGCAGGACACTTCCGTTACGGTTTGCACCTGTCGCCGATCACAGCCGTGCTGATGCGTCAGGTTCTGCTCGGGCAAAAAATCGATTTGCCAGGCGAGTGCCAGGTGCCCAGTGGCGGGTCAACGTCGGGGCCAATCTGA
- a CDS encoding c-type cytochrome domain-containing protein: MRQHVFSACVVWLIVAGVWVSPASAATLTAPQRKELNEIGAEASKIASLVSKKKFDEASSAIEAAEARLSKFANNAGLKETDTALKPVRTKLDKVKKQLAKVLEKSEATFEKSVASIFAAKCVECHSEDRKGGFRLDTFEGLERGGASGQVIQPGESDSSLLMARLLTPNDEQRMPYGREPLSENEIRAIGNWISEGANFDGDKSASMATLVKSAANPKSKTAGKKAGITKEKGTETVHFMKDLMPELVDTCGRCHNDTAKRSGFSVMSFEKLMKGGDSGAVIVAGSLDDSRLWRLVNGDETPVMPAGNQTGITRKWHENLKTWIQEGATFDGPDPKKNFPSREEREAAALSQFTPAQWLEKRKKTSDEEWKKTFPNVEPNRLESSEFLLYGDVDAGRLQQVEKWATEQAVYLRQTFKIKDDPLWRGKLTIFVFKERFGYEEFNNSVHRREVPREVIGHSQVNATLEDAFVAVQDVGDSTSERMPGMHLNLIEQVTGAFLKRGGRLPDWLVQGAGLSFARAKLASNPYLAGLPRSAAKILQESNLTEPEAIFADGTFSPDEVSPVGFTLVEFLLKRGQLNTFTQLVQKIQSGTAPAEAMKFVYRTDLNTLALAYANSLPTAATKKGKK; this comes from the coding sequence ATGCGCCAGCACGTTTTCTCTGCCTGCGTGGTATGGCTGATCGTCGCCGGGGTTTGGGTGTCGCCCGCCTCCGCGGCCACCTTGACGGCTCCTCAACGAAAAGAGCTGAACGAGATTGGGGCCGAGGCCTCGAAGATCGCATCTCTTGTTTCCAAGAAGAAGTTCGACGAGGCATCGTCTGCCATCGAAGCGGCCGAGGCTCGTCTTTCCAAATTCGCCAACAACGCAGGATTGAAAGAGACGGACACGGCGCTGAAGCCGGTGCGAACCAAGCTGGATAAGGTCAAAAAGCAGCTGGCAAAGGTCCTGGAGAAGTCGGAAGCCACGTTTGAAAAGAGTGTCGCTTCGATCTTTGCAGCGAAGTGCGTGGAATGCCATTCGGAAGACCGCAAGGGAGGTTTTCGGCTGGATACCTTTGAAGGTTTGGAGCGCGGCGGTGCCAGCGGGCAAGTGATCCAGCCCGGGGAAAGTGATTCTAGTTTGTTGATGGCCCGCCTGTTGACGCCGAACGACGAGCAGCGGATGCCATACGGGCGTGAGCCCCTTTCCGAGAATGAAATTCGTGCGATCGGAAACTGGATCTCGGAAGGTGCGAATTTCGACGGAGACAAGTCCGCCTCGATGGCGACGCTCGTCAAATCCGCTGCCAATCCCAAGTCAAAAACCGCGGGAAAGAAAGCGGGTATCACAAAAGAAAAGGGGACCGAGACGGTCCATTTTATGAAGGATTTGATGCCCGAGTTGGTCGACACTTGTGGTCGCTGTCACAACGACACCGCCAAACGCAGTGGCTTCTCAGTCATGTCGTTCGAAAAATTGATGAAGGGCGGTGACAGCGGCGCGGTCATCGTGGCGGGAAGTTTGGACGACAGTCGCCTGTGGCGTCTGGTGAACGGCGATGAAACACCCGTGATGCCAGCTGGCAATCAAACGGGGATCACTCGCAAATGGCACGAGAATCTGAAGACCTGGATTCAAGAGGGAGCCACATTCGACGGGCCTGACCCCAAGAAGAATTTTCCGTCGCGTGAAGAACGTGAAGCGGCGGCATTGTCGCAGTTTACTCCGGCGCAGTGGCTCGAGAAGCGAAAGAAGACCTCGGACGAAGAGTGGAAAAAGACCTTTCCAAATGTTGAACCGAATCGGCTCGAATCCAGCGAGTTTCTGCTGTACGGCGATGTTGATGCCGGGCGATTGCAACAGGTCGAGAAATGGGCCACCGAACAGGCGGTGTACCTGCGGCAGACATTCAAGATCAAGGATGATCCGCTGTGGCGAGGCAAGCTGACAATCTTTGTGTTTAAAGAACGATTTGGATATGAAGAGTTTAATAATTCGGTTCACCGGCGCGAGGTTCCGCGTGAGGTGATCGGGCACTCGCAGGTCAACGCCACCTTGGAAGACGCCTTTGTCGCCGTGCAGGATGTCGGTGATTCAACCTCAGAACGCATGCCGGGGATGCACCTGAATCTGATCGAACAAGTCACGGGAGCGTTCTTAAAGCGAGGAGGGCGACTGCCTGACTGGCTTGTTCAGGGAGCGGGGCTTTCGTTTGCCCGTGCAAAACTTGCTAGTAACCCCTACCTCGCTGGGTTGCCGCGATCTGCCGCCAAGATTCTCCAGGAATCGAACCTGACAGAGCCCGAGGCGATTTTTGCGGACGGCACATTCTCGCCCGATGAAGTCAGCCCCGTCGGATTCACGCTGGTTGAGTTTCTCTTGAAGCGCGGGCAACTCAACACGTTCACGCAACTCGTTCAGAAGATTCAATCGGGGACCGCTCCCGCCGAAGCCATGAAGTTCGTCTATCGAACAGATCTCAATACGCTGGCGCTCGCGTACGCGAATTCATTGCCGACCGCCGCAACGAAAAAGGGAAAGAAGTAA
- the larE gene encoding ATP-dependent sacrificial sulfur transferase LarE: protein MPSAHRDIERKRDHLLQILAGYGRVAVAYSAGVDSTVVAMAAQLACGVDAVAVTAVSLSLATGEIEEAKTLAERIGIRHVVLSTQEFADPNYLKNPVNRCYFCKSELYARLIELAPTLGVDVLVNGANLDDRGDYRPGMKAANEFEVRSPLIEAEFTKDDVRELARIWDLPVWDKPATPCLSSRIAYGIEVTPERVRRIDQAELFLKQLTNLRELRVRCEANELARIEVPQEAITLLVTPAIRQQIQTELRRLGFRFITLDLEGFRSGSMNTALPVDTLLQVQLPLPQLEKSHG, encoded by the coding sequence ATGCCTTCCGCTCACAGGGATATCGAACGAAAACGCGACCATCTGCTGCAAATCCTCGCGGGTTACGGTCGCGTCGCGGTTGCGTATTCTGCCGGTGTCGACAGCACGGTTGTGGCCATGGCGGCTCAGTTGGCCTGCGGTGTCGATGCCGTCGCGGTCACGGCCGTCAGCCTGAGCCTGGCGACGGGTGAGATCGAAGAAGCCAAAACTCTCGCGGAACGAATTGGCATTCGGCACGTCGTGCTTTCGACGCAAGAATTCGCTGATCCCAACTACCTGAAGAATCCCGTCAATCGCTGTTACTTTTGCAAGTCAGAGCTTTACGCGCGTCTGATCGAACTGGCCCCCACCCTGGGTGTTGACGTGCTCGTCAACGGTGCGAACCTTGATGATCGCGGCGACTACCGACCGGGGATGAAAGCCGCCAACGAGTTTGAAGTGCGTTCACCGTTGATTGAAGCCGAGTTCACCAAAGACGATGTGCGTGAACTGGCGCGGATCTGGGACCTTCCCGTGTGGGATAAGCCTGCAACCCCCTGCCTGTCGAGTCGCATTGCATACGGAATCGAAGTGACGCCGGAACGAGTCCGGCGCATTGATCAGGCAGAGCTGTTCTTGAAACAACTCACCAACCTGCGAGAACTGCGTGTCCGTTGCGAAGCGAATGAGCTTGCCCGCATCGAAGTCCCGCAAGAAGCCATTACCCTGCTGGTCACCCCTGCGATTCGGCAGCAAATTCAGACCGAACTGCGTCGCCTGGGCTTCCGTTTTATTACACTCGATCTCGAAGGCTTTCGTTCTGGCAGCATGAACACCGCCCTTCCCGTTGACACATTGCTGCAAGTCCAACTTCCCCTTCCGCAACTGGAGAAATCACATGGGTGA
- a CDS encoding serine hydroxymethyltransferase yields the protein MSALRSADPALWSALQSEQQRQHDGLELIASENYTSAAILEAAGTVLTNKYAEGYPGRRYYGGCEYVDVIETLAIDRAKQLFGAQHVNVQPHAGSQANMAIYQTVLKPGDTFLAMNLAMGGHLTHGMALNFSGQLYRPIAYGVRESDHRIDFDQVAQLAREHKPKLIVAGASAYPREIDHAKFAEIAREVGAKLWVDMAHYAGLVAAGIHNSPVPVADFVTSTSHKTLRGPRSGFILCQEQYAKEIDKAVFPGLQGGPLMHIIAAKAICFQEAAQPSFKDYGKQIVANAQTLAEVLMAGGVKLASGGTDNHLMLCDVTTIGLTGKIAEKALDHAGITVNKNMIPYDQRKALDPSGIRIGTAALTTRGMRQGEMKKVGAWILRVLKAPEDTSVIEQVKGEIREFAKAFPVPGIA from the coding sequence ATGTCCGCCTTGCGATCCGCTGATCCCGCTCTCTGGTCCGCTCTACAAAGCGAACAGCAGCGCCAGCATGATGGTCTCGAACTGATCGCCTCTGAAAACTACACCAGTGCCGCGATCTTGGAAGCCGCAGGCACGGTGCTGACGAACAAGTATGCCGAAGGCTATCCCGGTCGCCGCTACTACGGCGGATGTGAATATGTGGATGTGATCGAAACCCTTGCGATCGATCGTGCCAAGCAATTGTTTGGCGCTCAGCATGTGAACGTTCAGCCACACGCCGGTTCACAAGCGAATATGGCCATCTATCAAACGGTGCTGAAGCCGGGTGATACATTCCTGGCGATGAATCTGGCGATGGGTGGGCACCTGACCCACGGGATGGCGCTGAACTTTTCCGGTCAACTGTACCGGCCGATCGCGTACGGCGTGCGGGAAAGCGATCATCGAATTGATTTCGACCAGGTGGCTCAATTGGCTCGCGAACATAAGCCGAAGCTGATCGTCGCGGGGGCCAGTGCCTATCCGCGTGAAATCGATCATGCCAAGTTTGCGGAGATCGCGCGCGAAGTCGGGGCCAAGCTGTGGGTGGATATGGCTCACTATGCCGGGCTTGTGGCTGCCGGAATCCACAACAGCCCTGTGCCCGTTGCGGACTTTGTCACCAGCACGTCGCACAAGACCTTGCGCGGCCCTCGATCGGGTTTCATTCTCTGCCAGGAACAGTACGCGAAGGAAATCGATAAGGCGGTATTCCCCGGATTGCAGGGGGGGCCGCTGATGCACATCATCGCCGCGAAGGCGATCTGTTTCCAAGAAGCGGCGCAGCCCTCGTTCAAAGACTACGGCAAGCAAATCGTTGCGAATGCCCAAACTTTGGCCGAAGTGCTCATGGCCGGTGGTGTGAAGCTGGCCAGCGGTGGAACCGATAACCACTTGATGCTGTGCGATGTGACGACGATTGGTCTGACCGGAAAAATCGCCGAGAAAGCACTCGATCACGCCGGGATCACCGTCAACAAGAACATGATTCCTTACGATCAGCGTAAGGCACTTGATCCGAGCGGGATTCGAATCGGAACTGCCGCACTGACGACACGCGGCATGCGACAGGGCGAAATGAAGAAGGTTGGGGCGTGGATCCTGCGCGTCTTGAAGGCCCCCGAGGATACCAGTGTCATCGAACAGGTGAAGGGCGAAATTCGCGAATTCGCGAAGGCGTTCCCGGTTCCCGGTATTGCCTGA
- a CDS encoding tetratricopeptide repeat protein gives MTDLPIDLTTSLQSSPILQGERVAFTGTLASMTHRQAMELVEQHGGIAMQHVGQITTVLVVGEEGWPLEPDGLPSSKLEHARQLHDKGEPIQIFSESEWLKLLGVEPPERRSHQLYTPAMLCQLLNIPVHEIRRWERAGLIKSVKKVFRLPYFQFEEVATARRLCELAASGVRVDQIAASLERLHSLLPNVVRPVEQLEILARGSNRLVFRDESGLLEPTGQRLFDFDPPAAAAEDESPDTIPMRPSLSDETIDRARWTSEDWFHEGCRLTDANELSSAIEALRLAIINEPLNPMYHFHLADALYRQHKRDGAIERYHVAVELDHNFLEAWTQLGCVLAETGDPASAKDAFQIALDLHPEYPDAHFHLAGVLEQLDRSDEAAEHWRAYLEFDQRGPWAEIARERLLGEPQI, from the coding sequence ATGACAGACCTGCCGATTGACTTGACAACGTCACTTCAAAGTTCGCCGATCCTTCAGGGCGAACGCGTCGCGTTCACGGGCACGCTGGCCTCCATGACGCATCGTCAGGCCATGGAACTTGTCGAACAACACGGCGGCATCGCGATGCAGCACGTCGGCCAGATCACAACCGTGCTGGTTGTGGGCGAAGAAGGCTGGCCACTTGAACCAGACGGGTTACCATCCTCCAAGTTGGAGCATGCCAGACAGCTACACGACAAAGGCGAACCAATCCAGATTTTTTCCGAGTCTGAATGGCTGAAGCTGCTGGGCGTCGAACCACCGGAACGTCGATCACACCAGCTTTATACCCCCGCCATGCTTTGTCAGTTGCTGAATATTCCGGTTCATGAAATCCGTCGATGGGAACGCGCGGGTCTGATCAAGTCGGTCAAGAAAGTCTTTCGACTGCCCTACTTTCAGTTCGAAGAGGTCGCTACCGCACGACGCCTGTGCGAACTGGCCGCGTCGGGAGTGCGCGTCGATCAGATTGCGGCCAGCCTGGAACGGCTCCATTCGCTCTTACCCAATGTCGTCCGCCCCGTTGAACAGCTTGAGATCCTGGCCCGCGGCAGCAATCGCCTCGTCTTTCGCGATGAATCGGGCCTGCTTGAGCCGACCGGACAACGTCTTTTCGATTTTGATCCTCCGGCAGCCGCCGCCGAGGATGAAAGCCCGGACACGATTCCCATGCGCCCTTCCCTGTCTGACGAAACGATCGATCGGGCACGATGGACATCCGAAGACTGGTTTCATGAGGGATGCCGGCTCACCGACGCCAACGAACTCTCGTCCGCGATCGAAGCGCTGCGACTGGCGATTATTAACGAGCCGCTGAATCCGATGTATCACTTCCATCTGGCGGATGCCTTGTATCGTCAGCACAAGCGGGATGGAGCCATCGAGCGATACCATGTGGCGGTCGAACTGGACCACAATTTTCTAGAAGCCTGGACGCAACTAGGATGTGTGTTGGCCGAAACCGGCGACCCCGCCTCCGCAAAAGATGCATTCCAAATCGCACTCGACCTGCATCCAGAGTACCCGGATGCCCACTTCCATCTGGCGGGTGTGCTTGAGCAGCTTGATCGAAGCGACGAGGCCGCCGAACACTGGCGAGCGTATCTCGAATTCGATCAGCGAGGCCCCTGGGCCGAGATCGCACGCGAACGTCTGTTGGGTGAACCGCAAATTTAG